One window of the Sparus aurata chromosome 17, fSpaAur1.1, whole genome shotgun sequence genome contains the following:
- the ccka gene encoding cholecystokinin, with translation MNVGICVCVLLAALSSRSLSLPSHTVSQRAVGEALPSDSLPPHHTRQARSAPALPSGQLASYTQPQEGADARSSLSQLLARLISRKGSPYQTRSSLTSRASGLAPSHRIKDRDYLGWMDFGRRSAEEYEYSS, from the exons ATGAATGTaggtatctgtgtgtgtgttctcctggCTGCTCTGTCCAGCAGATCCCTGAGTCTGCCCTCGCACACTGtg TCGCAGAGAGCCGTGGGCGAGGCTCTCCCCTCAGACAGCCTGCCTCCTCACCACACACGCCAGGCCCGCTCGGCTCCAGCGCTCCCCTCAGGGCAGCTCGCCAGCTACACCCAGCCCCAAGAGGGCGCAGACGCTCGGAGCAGCCTGAGCCAGCTACTGGCCAGACTCATCTCCAGGAAAG GCTCTCCCTACCAGACCAGATCCTCCCTGACCAGCAGAGCCAGCGGCCTGGCTCCCAGCCACAGGATAAAGGACAGAGACTACCTTGGCTGGATGGACTTTGGACGACGCAGCGCAGAGGAGTACGAGTACTCCTCCTAA